From Scleropages formosus chromosome 1, fSclFor1.1, whole genome shotgun sequence, a single genomic window includes:
- the slc25a6 gene encoding ADP/ATP translocase 3: MADAAVSFAKDFLAGGVAAAISKTAVAPIERVKLLLQVQHASKQITADKQYKGIIDCVVRIPKEQGFASFWRGNLANVIRYFPTQALNFAFKDKYKQIFLGGVDKHTQFWRYFAGNLASGGAAGATSLCFVYPLDFARTRLAADVGKASSSREFTGLADCLAKIFRSDGLRGLYQGFNVSVQGIIIYRAAYFGIYDTAKGMLPDPKNTHIVVSWMIAQTVTAVAGVVSYPFDTVRRRMMMQSGRKGADIMYSGTLDCWRKIARDEGGKAFFKGALSNVLRGMGGAFVLVLYDEFKKFV, from the exons ATGGCGGACGCCGCCGTCTCTTTCGCCAAGGACTTCCTGGCCGGCGGTGTAGCTGCTGCCATTTCCAAAACCGCCGTGGCGCCCATTGAGAGGGTCAAGTTGCTGCTGCAG GTGCAACATGCAAGTAAACAGATCACTGCGGACAAGCAGTACAAAGGCATCATTGACTGTGTTGTGAGGATCCCCAAGGAGCAGGGCTTCGCTTCCTTCTGGCGTGGCAACCTGGCCAACGTCATCCGCTACTTCCCCACTCAGGCCCTCAACTTTGCCTTCAAGGACAAGTACAAGCAGATATTCCTGGGTGGTGTAGACAAGCACACACAGTTCTGGCGTTACTTTGCTGGAAACCTCGCGTCAGGGGGTGCAGCGGGGGCCACCTCCCTCTGCTTCGTATATCCCCTGGATTTCGCCCGCACCCGGCTGGCCGCCGACGTAGGCAAGGCATCCTCCTCCCGAGAGTTCACCGGTCTGGCTGACTGCCTCGCGAAAATATTCAGATCAGATGGCCTCCGGGGCCTCTACCAGGGATTTAATGTCTCTGTGCAGGGCATCATCATATACAGGGCTGCTTACTTTGGTATCTATGATACAGCAAAAG GTATGCTTCCAGACCCCAAGAACACCCAtattgtggtgagctggatgaTCGCGCAGACAGTGACTGCAGTGGCTGGAGTGGTGTCTTACCCATTCGATACTGTCCGCCGTCGTATGATGATGCAATCTGGGCGCAAAggag CGGACATCATGTACAGCGGCACCTTGGACTGCTGGCGGAAGATAGCGCGTGACGAAGGCGGAAAGGCTTTTTTCAAGGGTGCTCTGTCCAATGTGCTACGGGGCATGGGGGGGGCCTTCGTGCTCGTCCTCTACGACGAATTCAAGAAGTTTGTCTAG